A window of the Streptomyces formicae genome harbors these coding sequences:
- a CDS encoding aspartate-semialdehyde dehydrogenase — protein MKVGIVGATGQVGTVMRKILAERRFPADELRLFASARSAGSTIEWEGREITVEDAATADYTGLDIVLFSAGGATSRALAEKVAAQGAVVIDNSSAWRRDPEVPLVVSEVNPHAVKDRPKGIIANPNCTTMAAMPVLKPLHQEAVLAALVATTYQAVSGSGLAGVAELDGQVKAVAEGAAALTHDGGAVDFPEPGVYKRAIAFNVLPLAGSIVDDGSFETDEEQKLRNESRKILEIPELKVSGTCVRVPVFSGHSLQVNARFERPISVERAYELLKDAEGVELSEIPTPLQAAGKDASYVGRIRVDETVDNGLALFLSSDNLRKGAALNAVQIAELVAEELRG, from the coding sequence GTGAAGGTCGGAATCGTCGGAGCCACCGGGCAGGTCGGCACGGTCATGCGCAAGATCCTCGCCGAGCGCAGGTTCCCGGCCGACGAGCTGCGGCTCTTCGCGTCCGCCCGGTCGGCCGGGTCCACCATCGAGTGGGAGGGCCGCGAGATCACCGTCGAGGACGCCGCCACCGCCGACTACACCGGCCTGGACATCGTGCTCTTCTCGGCCGGCGGCGCGACCTCCAGGGCGCTCGCCGAGAAGGTCGCCGCCCAGGGCGCCGTCGTGATCGACAACTCCTCCGCCTGGCGCCGCGACCCCGAGGTCCCGCTCGTCGTGTCCGAGGTCAACCCGCACGCGGTCAAGGACCGCCCCAAGGGCATCATCGCCAACCCGAACTGCACGACGATGGCCGCGATGCCGGTGCTGAAGCCGCTGCACCAGGAGGCGGTTCTCGCCGCGCTGGTCGCCACCACGTACCAGGCGGTCTCCGGCTCCGGCCTCGCGGGCGTCGCCGAGCTGGACGGCCAGGTCAAGGCCGTGGCCGAGGGCGCCGCCGCGCTCACTCACGACGGCGGGGCCGTGGACTTCCCCGAGCCCGGCGTCTACAAGCGCGCGATCGCCTTCAACGTGCTCCCGCTGGCCGGCTCGATCGTCGACGACGGCTCCTTCGAGACCGACGAGGAGCAGAAGCTCCGCAACGAGTCCCGCAAGATCCTGGAGATCCCGGAGCTGAAGGTCTCCGGCACCTGCGTCCGCGTCCCGGTCTTCTCCGGCCACTCGCTCCAGGTCAATGCCCGCTTCGAGCGTCCGATCAGCGTGGAGCGCGCGTACGAGCTGCTGAAGGACGCGGAGGGCGTCGAGCTCTCCGAGATCCCGACCCCGCTCCAGGCCGCCGGCAAGGACGCCTCGTACGTGGGCCGGATCCGCGTGGACGAGACCGTCGACAACGGACTCGCGCTCTTCCTCTCCAGCGACAACCTCCGCAAGGGCGCGGCGCTGAACGCCGTGCAGATCGCGGAGCTGGTGGCGGAGGAGCTCCGCGGCTGA
- a CDS encoding type II toxin-antitoxin system PemK/MazF family toxin, which produces MRRGDIYMVDLEPARGSEANKVRPAVIVSNDGANQSVERNDRGVVTVAPLTSNTTRVLTFQVLLPADESRLPKDSKVQCEQVRAVAPERILQRVGSVPRQRMAEIDTALRRHLAL; this is translated from the coding sequence ATGAGACGTGGTGACATCTACATGGTTGACCTGGAACCGGCCCGTGGGAGCGAGGCCAACAAGGTCAGGCCGGCAGTGATCGTGTCGAACGACGGCGCCAACCAGTCGGTCGAGCGGAACGACAGAGGCGTGGTCACCGTGGCGCCACTGACGTCGAACACAACCCGCGTCCTCACCTTCCAGGTCCTGCTTCCTGCTGACGAAAGCCGTCTGCCCAAGGACTCCAAGGTCCAGTGCGAGCAGGTGCGAGCCGTCGCACCGGAGCGCATCCTGCAGAGGGTCGGCTCTGTCCCGCGCCAGCGCATGGCCGAGATCGACACGGCGCTCCGGCGTCACCTGGCTCTGTAG
- a CDS encoding ribbon-helix-helix domain-containing protein: MKISVSLPQEDVAFVDEYVTRTEAESRSAVIHAAIELLRAAQLEAEYTEAFAEWDASEDAALWDRTSGDGITDETW, from the coding sequence GTGAAGATCAGTGTGAGCCTGCCGCAGGAGGATGTCGCCTTCGTCGACGAGTACGTGACGAGAACCGAGGCCGAGTCCCGGTCCGCCGTGATACACGCCGCGATCGAGCTTCTGCGCGCCGCGCAGCTGGAGGCGGAGTACACGGAGGCTTTCGCGGAGTGGGACGCGAGCGAGGACGCTGCTCTGTGGGATCGGACGAGCGGGGACGGGATCACCGATGAGACGTGGTGA
- the pepN gene encoding aminopeptidase N, whose protein sequence is MPGTNLTREEAQARARLLTVDAYEIDLDLTGAREGGTYRSVTTVRFDSAEHGAETFIDLIAPAVHEVVLNGKSLDVAAVFRDSRIALAHLHEGPNELRVVADCAYTNTGEGLHRFVDPVDQQTYLYTQFEVPDARRVFASFEQPDLKATFQFTVKAPEGWTVVSNSPTPEPKSNVWVFEPTPRISSYITALIVGPYHSVHSSYEQDGQSVPLGIYCRPSLAEYLDADEVFEVTRQGFDWFQEKFDYAYPFAKYDQLFVPEFNAGAMENAGAVTIRDQYVFRSKVTDAAYERRAETILHELAHMWFGDLVTMEWWNDLWLNESFATYTSVACQAYAPGSKWPHAWTTFANSEKTWAYRQDQLPSTHPIMAEIRDLDDVLVNFDGITYAKGASVLKQLVAYVGMDEFFRGVQAYFKRHAFGNTRLTDLLGALEETSGRDLKTWSKAWLETAGINILRPVIDTDASGVITSFAVKQEAPALPAGAKGEAVLRPHRIAIGCYDLRDGSLVRTERIELDVDGELTAVPQLVGKERPAVVLLNDDDLSYAKVRLDDESLSTVTEHLGDFTESLPRALCWASAWDMTRDGELATRDYLSLVLSGIGKESDIGVVQSLQRQVKAALDLYAAPEWREAGLAQWTEATLAHLRAADPGSDHQLAWARAFAATARTPQQLELLAALLDGNETIEGLAVDTELRWAFVERLAATGDFDEDEIAAELERDRTAAGERHAATARAARPTAEAKAEAWESVVASDKLPNAVQEAIIAGFVQTDQRELLDPYGAAYFEAVKDVWDTRSHEVAQQIAIGLYPSLQVSQATLDATDAWLDSAAPNAALRRLVSESRAGIERALKAQAADAAAA, encoded by the coding sequence GTGCCTGGCACGAACCTGACCCGTGAAGAGGCGCAAGCGCGGGCGCGCCTGCTCACCGTCGACGCGTACGAGATCGACCTCGATCTCACCGGGGCGCGGGAGGGCGGCACCTACCGGTCCGTGACCACCGTGCGCTTCGACTCCGCCGAGCACGGTGCGGAGACCTTCATCGACCTGATCGCACCCGCGGTGCACGAGGTCGTGCTGAACGGCAAGTCGCTGGACGTGGCCGCGGTCTTCCGGGACTCGCGGATCGCGCTGGCCCATCTGCACGAGGGCCCGAACGAGCTGAGGGTCGTCGCGGACTGCGCGTACACGAACACGGGCGAGGGGCTGCACCGCTTCGTCGACCCGGTCGACCAGCAGACCTATCTCTACACGCAGTTCGAGGTGCCGGACGCCCGCCGGGTGTTCGCCTCCTTCGAGCAGCCCGATCTGAAGGCCACCTTCCAGTTCACGGTGAAGGCGCCGGAGGGCTGGACGGTCGTCTCCAACTCGCCGACGCCGGAGCCGAAGAGCAACGTCTGGGTCTTCGAGCCGACGCCGCGGATCTCCTCGTACATCACGGCGCTGATCGTCGGTCCGTACCACTCGGTGCACAGCTCGTACGAGCAGGACGGGCAGAGCGTGCCCCTCGGCATCTACTGCCGGCCGTCGCTCGCCGAGTACCTGGACGCGGACGAGGTCTTCGAGGTCACCCGGCAGGGCTTCGACTGGTTCCAGGAGAAGTTCGACTACGCGTACCCCTTCGCCAAGTACGACCAGCTGTTCGTGCCCGAGTTCAACGCGGGCGCGATGGAGAACGCGGGCGCGGTGACCATCCGCGACCAGTACGTGTTCCGTTCGAAGGTGACCGACGCGGCGTACGAGCGGCGGGCCGAGACGATCCTCCACGAGCTGGCCCACATGTGGTTCGGCGATCTGGTCACCATGGAGTGGTGGAACGACCTGTGGCTGAACGAGTCGTTCGCCACCTACACATCGGTCGCCTGCCAGGCGTACGCGCCGGGCTCGAAGTGGCCGCACGCGTGGACGACGTTCGCCAACTCGGAGAAGACCTGGGCGTACCGGCAGGACCAGCTGCCGTCCACGCACCCGATCATGGCCGAGATCCGCGATCTCGACGATGTGCTCGTGAACTTCGACGGCATCACGTACGCCAAGGGCGCCTCCGTGCTGAAGCAGCTGGTCGCGTACGTCGGCATGGACGAGTTCTTCCGGGGCGTGCAGGCGTACTTCAAGCGGCACGCGTTCGGCAACACGCGGCTGACGGACCTGCTCGGCGCGCTGGAGGAGACCAGCGGCCGGGATCTGAAGACGTGGTCGAAGGCCTGGCTGGAAACCGCCGGTATCAACATCCTGCGCCCGGTGATCGACACCGACGCGTCCGGCGTGATCACCTCCTTCGCGGTCAAGCAGGAAGCTCCGGCGCTGCCCGCGGGCGCGAAGGGCGAGGCGGTGCTGCGGCCGCACCGGATCGCGATCGGCTGCTACGACCTGCGTGACGGCAGCCTGGTGCGGACCGAGCGGATCGAGCTCGACGTCGACGGTGAACTGACCGCGGTGCCGCAGCTGGTGGGCAAGGAGCGCCCGGCGGTCGTGCTGCTCAACGACGACGACCTGTCGTACGCGAAGGTGCGGCTCGACGACGAGTCGCTGAGTACGGTCACCGAGCACCTGGGCGACTTCACCGAGTCGCTGCCGCGCGCCCTGTGCTGGGCGTCCGCCTGGGACATGACGCGCGACGGCGAGCTGGCCACCCGCGACTACCTGTCGCTGGTGCTGTCGGGCATCGGCAAGGAGTCGGACATCGGCGTCGTCCAGTCGCTGCAGCGGCAGGTGAAGGCGGCGCTCGACCTGTACGCGGCGCCGGAGTGGCGCGAGGCCGGGCTGGCCCAGTGGACCGAGGCGACGCTGGCGCATCTGCGGGCGGCGGACCCGGGCAGCGACCACCAGCTGGCGTGGGCGCGGGCGTTCGCGGCGACCGCGCGCACCCCGCAGCAGCTGGAGCTGCTGGCGGCGCTGCTGGACGGCAACGAGACCATCGAGGGCCTGGCCGTCGACACCGAGCTGCGCTGGGCCTTCGTCGAGCGGCTGGCGGCGACCGGCGACTTCGACGAGGACGAGATCGCGGCCGAGCTGGAGCGCGACAGGACCGCCGCCGGTGAGCGTCATGCGGCGACCGCCCGGGCCGCGCGCCCGACGGCGGAGGCCAAGGCGGAGGCGTGGGAGTCGGTCGTCGCGTCCGACAAGCTGCCGAACGCGGTGCAGGAGGCGATCATCGCCGGCTTCGTCCAGACCGACCAGCGTGAGCTGCTCGACCCGTACGGTGCGGCGTACTTCGAGGCGGTCAAGGACGTGTGGGACACCCGCTCGCACGAGGTCGCCCAGCAGATCGCGATCGGGCTGTACCCCTCGCTCCAGGTGTCGCAGGCAACTCTGGACGCGACCGACGCATGGCTGGATTCGGCCGCCCCGAACGCGGCGCTGCGGCGGCTGGTCTCGGAGTCCCGCGCGGGCATCGAGCGGGCGCTGAAGGCCCAGGCGGCGGACGCGGCAGCGGCCTGA